The sequence below is a genomic window from Rhodococcus sp. 4CII.
AGTGCGCGTCGCCGGTCTGCAGGATCGACGTTTCCACGAGGCGATCGGCGCTCAGGTCCAGGGGTGTGACGTAGTCCCGCTCCATCCACGCGTGAGCCGCCGCCACCGGGTCGTCCTCGTCGCGGAAGTCGACGTACGCGATCGAGGTGTCGGTCTGATGGTCCACGTATTGCAGCGGCTGTCCGTCGACGTCGAACACCTTGAGGAAGGGCGACTCGAATTCGCGGCCCGCCTCCACCGTCTCCTGCCGCAGCAGGTCGATGTCCAGGGCACCGAAGAATTCGACGTACTGGGCGATCGAGATCGGAACCCGGGGCTCGAGTTGCTGCGCGAACCACGTGGCCCGCTGCGCCGCCGACAGGGGAATCGGCTCGCCGCCTCCCCGAGCCACATCGACCCATCGCTCCCCCGGCCCATGGACGTCCGCGGGGCGGCGCGTTTCCCCCGCCCCCGGAACGGGTCCTTCACCATCTCCAGGGCACACTCGAACTCGACCTCGCCCCGTCCAACCAGGACGGACGCACTCTTTCGAGTATCCGCCCACGCGATGCGCCGGGTCCAGGGTGCTGCGGGTCCAATGGCGCCGATGGATACTGGGCCTCATGACCGAGCGCGTCGACACCCCAGGGACCGAACCCGCGGACTTCCGCGTGCACGTCGTGGCGCAGGCCATCCGGCTGTTCTCCGAGAACGGTTACGAGGCGACGACCGTCGAACAGATCGCGTCGGCCGCGGGGGTGTCGCGGCGGACGTTCTTCCGCCAGTTCCGCTCCAAGGAGGACGTGATCTTCGCCGATCACGAATCGCTGTTGGAGCAGGCCGGCGACTATTTGTCCGGGGAATCCGACGATCCCTGGGCTGCGGTCTGCCGGACGGCGGGCCTGGTCTTCGACCGGTTCCGGGAGAACCGCGAGTTGTCGGAGCGCCGGTACCAGGTGGTCCAGCGGGTTCCGGCGCTCCGTGACCGCGAGATCGTCACGGGCTTCCGCTACGAGCGGCTGTTCGTCGACTACCTGCGCGGCGTCGTACCCACCGAACCGGTCCTGAAGGTCATCGGGTTCGCGGCCGCCGTCACCGCGTGCCACAACTTTCTGCTCCGGAACATGATCAAGGGCGACCCCGACGCCACCGCCGACGAACTCGAGCGGGCCCTGCTCGACGTGCGCCGGACGTTCGGGGTGGCCCCGGGGGCATCGACCCAGGACCGGGACGCGGTGCTGGTGGTGTCGTATCCGCCGGGGACTCCGGTGGAGGAGATCACCGGGCGCATCGAGGCCCAGCTGTTTCGGCGGGGGCGGTGGGCGGCCGGGTGACGACAACCACCCTTGACTGGCACTCAGTGCCGTGGTTGACTGTATTGCAGTGGCAGTAGTACGCCAACCACCACCGTTGCGGCACACCTGAACGAACCTCAACCTGGCACGGAGTGCCTCAGACACGGTGCCGTCGAGAACTCAGCAAGGAGCGCCCCATGGCCGGAAATCCGGACTTCGATCTGTTCAAGCTCGGTGAAGAGCACGACGAACTGCGGTCCGCGATCCGCGCGCTCTCCGAGAAGGAGATCGCCCCGTACGCGAAGGAAGTCGACGAGGATTCGCGCTTCCCCGAGGAGGCCCGCGTCGCCCTGGTGAACTCCGGGTTCAACGCCATCCACGTCCCCGAGAAGTACGACGGCCAGGGCGCCGACTCCGTCGCCACCTGCATCGTCATCGAAGAAGTGGCCCGCGTCTGTGGTTCCTCCTCCCTGATCCCCGCCGTCAACAAGCTCGGCACCATGGGTCTCATCCTCAACGGTTCCGAGGAACTCAAGCAGCAGGTTCTGCCGCAGCTCGCCTCCGGCGAGGCCATGGCGTCGTACGCGCTGTCCGAGCGCGAAGCGGGTTCGGACGCGGCCGGCATGCGCACCCGCGCCAAGGCAGACGGTGACGACTGGATCCTCAACGGCTCCAAGTGCTGGATCACCAACGGCGGCAAGTCCAGCTGGTACACCGTCATGGCCGTCACCGACGCCGACAAGGGCGCCAACGGCATCTCCGCGTTCATGGTCCACGAGAACGACGAAGGCTTCGTCGTCGGACCGAAGGAGAAGAAGCTCGGCATCAAGGGCTCGCCCACCGCCGAGCTGTACTTCGAAAACTGCAAGGTCCCCGGCGACCGCATCATCGGCGAACCCGGCACCGGTTTCAAGACGGCGCTGCAGACCCTCGACCACACCCGTCCCACCATCGGCGCGCAGGCCGTCGGCCTCGCGCAGGGCGCCCTCGACGCCGCCCTCGCCTACACCAAGGACCGCAAGCAGTTCGGCAAGTCGATCAGCGACTTCCAGGCAGTGCAGTTCATGCTCGCCGACATGGCGATGAAGGTCGAGGCCGCCCGCCTCATGGTCTACACGTCCGCGGCCCGCGCCGAACGTGGCGAGAAGAACCTCGGTTTCATCTCGGCCGCCGCCAAGTGCTTCGCGTCCGACGTCGCGATGGAGGTCACCACCGACGCCGTCCAGCTGTTCGGCGGCGCCGGCTACACCACCGACTTCCCTGTCGAGCGGATGATGCGTGATGCGAAGATCACTCAGATCTACGAAGGCACCAACCAGATCCAGCGCGTCGTGATGTCGCGTGCACTGTTGAAGTAGGCGGCTTCGCCGCCCGTGCGCCTTTTTGGTAGCTCCCGCTACCAAAAAGGCGCACGGCTACGTGAGGAGATTTTGTGGAACTTGTAGGCGTGATCGGCGGCGGCACCATGGGTGCCGGCATCGCCGAGGTATGTATCAAGGCTGGCAGCTCGGTTCTCATCCTCGAGACCAAGCCGGAATTCGCCGAGGCCGCGCAGGCCCGGATCGAGAAGTCCCTCGCCCGCGGCGTGAAGGCGGGCAAGCTCGATCAGGCTGCCGCGGACGCCGCGCTCGCCCGCGTGCGCGTCACCCTCGACATCGAGGACTTCGCCGACCGCGACCTGGTGATCGAGGCGGCGCCGGAGATCGAATCACTCAAGGTCGACATCTTCCAGAAGCTCGACAAGATCGTAAAGCCGGCGGGCATCCTGGCGTCCAACACGTCGTCGATCCCGCTGATCAAGATGGCCAACGCCACGCAGCGCCCCGGGCAGGTCGTGGGTGTCCACTTCTTCAACCCGGTGCCGGTGATGCCGCTGGTGGAGATCGTGGTCAGCCTGGTCACGTCGGAGGAGACCGTCACCGCGGTCACCGACTACGCGAAGAACACGCTGCGCAAGAAGACGGTGCGGGCCGGTGACCGCGCGGGCTTCATCGTGAACGCACTGCTCATCCCGTACCTCACGTCGGCGGTCCGGATGCTCGAATCCGGGTACGCCACCGCCGAGGACATCGACGAGGCCATGAAGGGCGGCTGCGGCTACCCGATGGGCCCGCTGACGCTGATCGACACCGTCGGCCTCGACATCACCCTCGCGGCGGCGGAGTCGCTGTACGCGGAGTTCGCAGAGCCGCACTACGCTCCCCCGACGCTGCTCAAGCGCAAGGTGGATGCCGGGCACCTCGGCAAGAAGAGCGGCAAGGGCTTTTACGACTACAGCTAGTTCCGCCCGTCCGGGAGCCCGTCGCGTTGCCGCGGCGGGCTTTCGCCGTTCTTGACGGCGTAACCCATGTAGGAGATGGCGGTGCTCCGAATCTGCCCGAAGTCGAGCCGGCGGCTCAACTCGCCGTAGCTGAGTCGCGTTCCGCCGGCCCGGGCGAGGTCGAGCAACCGCAGGGGGTTCTTCGACCGCGGCCCGAGCCCGACTATCTCGGCGCGCCGCAGACCGTGCCGGTCGAGGATCGACGTCAGCTCGGCCGGGCGGATACACATCGACCAGTCGTGGATGGGGGTGTCGAACATCCGGGTCATTCGCCACTCCTGCATGATCTTGATCGCGACGAGTTTGCTTGCGACGGTGCGGTTGATGGTGTCGAACAGGTACAGGCCGCCGGGTTTCAGCGCGCGGGACGTTTCGGCGATCACCGCATCGAGGTCCGACACGTGCTCGAGGACGTCGCAACAGTAGACGATGTCGAACGCGGCATCCGGCACCGGAAGCCGTTCACCGGACCCGATCCGGTACTCGATGTCGAGCGCCGAGCCGGCGGCGTGACGGCGCGCGGTCTCGACCGATACCGGGGACGGATCGATGCCCGTCACCCGAAAACCGATGCGGGTGAACTCTTCCGCGAGAAATCCACCGCCCGAACCGACGTCGAGGGCGCGGAGTCCGGACACGTCGCGCCCGACCGTTGCGCCGAGCACCGCACGGAAGTAGTCGAATCGTGCCGGCGTGAGACTTCCGTGCAGCAGGTTGAGCGGGTTGCCCTCCTCCCACCACGACTCACCCACACGGTTGTAGACGTCGTTGTCGATGACCAAGCGGACCACCCCTTCTCTGCCGAGATCACGGCGACGACGTCCACCCTTCTCCTGCGCGTCGGTCACTTCAAGGCCGGCGTCGGTACGTGATGCTCGGGGTGACTTTCAGGATCTCGCACGCATGACTGGTCCCGGCCGTCGCGCTGGCGTCCGGCGACTTCGGCGACCCGGCGGACCTCGCGGTGAGCGCGTCGGTGATTGCGGTGGTCGCGGTGGTCGCATGCGGAGTCGCCCTCGCCTACCTTCGCACCCGCCGCTGAGCGAATATGCAGAGTACATACGTTGTGCACCATGCACAGCGTGTGTATGGTGCACAAGTTGCATTTCGCAGAGTTGAGGAGATTTGCGTGGACACTCCGACCCCCGCCGTCCGCCCGGGCGGCCTCGTCGCCGTGCTGGCGTTCACCGGCATCGTCGCCGCACTCATGCAGACCCTCGTGGTCCCGCTGATCGGGGACCTGCCGCGACTGCTCGACACGACCGCCTCGAACGCGTCCTGGGTGATCACAGCGACACTGCTCGCGGGCGCGGTGGCTACCCCGGTCACCGGACGCCTCGGCGACCTCTACGGCAAGCGGCAGATGATGCTGGTCTGCACGGTGCCGCTCGTGCTCGGCTCGGTCGTCTGCGCGCTGGCCACGTCCCTCGCGCCGATGGTGATCGGCCGTGGACTGCAGGGCATCGGTGTCGGCATGATCCCGCTGGGCATCAGCGCCCTGCGCGACCTGCTGCCGCCCGAGCGTCTGCACTCCTCCATCGCCCTGATGAGCTCGTCCATGGGCATCGGCGGCGCCCTGGGCCTGCCCCTCGCCGCGACGGTGGCCGAGAGCTCCGACTGGCGCGTGCTGTTCTGGGGCGCCGCGGGACTGAGCGCGCTGATCGCCGTGCTGCTCTGGCTGGTCATGCCTGCCACTCCCGTCCACGGGACCCGCGGCCGATTCGACCCCGTCGGCGCCGTCGGGCTCGGCATCGGACTCGTGGCCCTGCTCCTCGCCGTGTCGAAGGGCGCCGACTGGGGATGGGCGAGCGGCACCACCCTCGGCCTCTTCGCCACCACCGTCATCGTGTTGGCGGCCTGGGGCTGGTGGGAGCTGCGCACCCGCGAGCCCCTCGTCGATCTGCGGGTGATCGCCGGACGACAGGTGCTGCTCACCAACGCGGCATCCGTCGTCGTCGGTTTCGCGATGTACGCGCAGTCCCTGATCGTTCCGCAGCTCCTGCAGCTACCGGCGTCCACCGGCTACGGACTGGGCCAGTCGATGCTGGCCATGGGCCTGTGGATGGCTCCCTCAGGGCTCATGATGATGGCCGTGTCCCCCCTCGGCGCCAAGCTCTCGTCCACTCGCGGACCCAAGGTCACGCTGCTCGTCGGAAGCCTGGTCATCGCCCTCGGCTACGGATCGTCGATGCTCCTGATGGGATCGACGTGGGGGCTGGTCGTGGTGACCTGCATCTGCGGCTCCGGCGTCGGCCTGGCCTACGGGGCGATGCCCGCCCTGGTGATGAGCGCCGTGCCGCAATCCGCGACGGCATCCGCCAACAGCGTCAACGCGCTGATGCGTTCGGTCGGCACCTCGGTGTCTGCGGCCGTGGTCGGAGTGGTCCTGGCGCAGATGAGCATTCAGGTCGCCGGCCACACCCTGCCCACCGAGGGCGGATTCCGGACCGGTCTGCTGATCGGATGCGGGGTCGCACTCGTCGCCGCAGCCATCACCCTGGCGATTCCGACGCGCCGTCCCGTCCCCTCGTCGCCGAGCCCGAGTCCCGAACCGCTCACGTCGTCGAAGGCGTGAGAACCGAGCCGCCTATTTGTGGAGGGCGTACCCGGCCACTGGGTTGCCGTTGACGTAGACGGTGCCCTCGTAGGTCCCGTCCGGCCTCGGCGTGATCCGGTCGGTCAGGAAGGGAAGCCCGGACGGGCTGTAGTCGGTGACGAGTGCGCCGCTCGCCTCCGGTGTGGTCATACCGAAGATGTACGGGAAGAAGACACCGAAGTTGTCCATCACCCACCCGGGCCCGAACGTCTTCCCCTTCCAGATCAGGTCGCCGCCGAGAACGTTGGTCGTGCCGACATACGTGCCTGCGGGCAGTGGGACCGGCATGGGCACCGGGAGCGGCGGCGGCATGGGTGCCGGCACCGGGTCTGCGGCGGCTGTTCCCGCCGCGAGGAAAGACAGGCCGGCCACCGCGACGGCCCCTACCGCGACCTTGCGCATGATGTCCATGAGTTCTCCGTAGATCGAGGTGCGTGGCCGAAAGTGTCGCACGTGCACGGCCGCCGCAGGGCGAGTGTGAAGAAGATACTGTTCGGATCGTTGCCGTAGCCCGAGTATGCCGAACGTGACGCGAGAAATCGCAACGAGCGCCGCACCCCGCGGACCGCGGCGCACCATGGGGAGATGACCGATACGGTTCTGCGCCTGAGCACCCGGCAGGGACGGTGGGTGGTGGTGGCCACCGTCCTCGGCTCGAGTCTCGCGCTCCTGGACGGCACGGTGGTGAACATCGCCCTGCCGCACATCGGTGAGGACCTCGGGGCCGGGGTCGCGGGACTGCAGTGGACGCTGAGCGGCTACACCCTGGCCCTGGCGTCGCTGATCCTGCTCGGCGGGGCGCTCGGGGATCGCTGGGGACGGCGCCGCGTCTTCGTCTGCGGAACCGTCTGGTTCGCGGTCGCGTCACTGCTGTGCGGCATCGCCCCCGACATCACCCTGCTCGTGATCGCCCGGATCCTGCAGGGCGTCGGTGCGGCGATGCTGACCCCCGGCAGCCTCGCGCTGATCTCGGCGTCCATCCACGAGGACGATCGGGGCGCCGCCATCGGACTGTGGTCGGGATTCGGCGGGGTGGCCGGGGCGATCGGACCGCTGCTGGGTGGCTGGCTCGTGGAGGTGGCGGGCTGGCGGTCGGTGTTCCTGCTCAATCTTCCGCTCGCCGCGCTCGTGGTGTGGGCGTCGATGCGGCACGTTCCCGAGAGCCGTGACCCGAATCCGCCCGATCACCTCGACGTACTGGGGTCGGGGTGCGCGGTAATCGGTCTCGGCGCGCTCACCTACGGTCTGATCGAGAGGAACCCGGTCGCCGGGGTGGTGGGCGCCGCGGCACTGGTCGCGTTCGTCGTCGTGGAGCGACGGTCCCCGAACGCGCTGGTGCCGCCGAGCCTGTTCGCGTCGCGCATGTTCGTGGCGGCGAACCTGGTGACGCTCGCCGTGTACGCGGCGCTCGGAGGTGTCTTCTTCCTCCTCGTGCTGCAGTTGCAGTTGGTGGCCGGATACTCGCCCGTCGCGGCCGGGGTGGCCACGATCCCCATCACGCTGGCGATGCTGGCTTTGTCGTCCCGCGCAGGCAGCTACGCCCAGACCCACGGCCCGCGACTGCCCATGACGGTCGGGCCGGCACTCGCAGCGATCGGTCTGCTGTTGATGACGCGGATCGGACCGGATGCGTCCTATTGGACGGTCGTGCTTCCCGGCGTCCTCGTCTTCGGACTCGGACTGTCCGCCATGGTCGCCCCGCTGACCGCCGCCGTGCTCGGATCGGTGCCGGTCGAACAGTCCGGGATCGCGTCCGGAGTGAACAACGCGGTCGCCCGCACCAGCCAGCTGCTGGCGGTGGCCGCGCTCCCCGGCATCGCCGGGATCGATGCCGAGAGTCTGGTGGACCCCGACAGTTTCTCGCACGGCTTCCGGATCGCGATGTACCTCTGCGTCGCGCTGCTCCTGGTCGGTGCGGTCATCGCCGCAGCCCTGATCCGGGCGCCCGCCGCGCCCGAACCCACCCCGCGTGTTCCCGTCCCGGAATCGGTTGCCTGCAAACCGCATTGCGATGTCACCGGACCGGCCGTGCAGCCCTCACCCGCCCGGTCGGGTCCGACGCCGCCGAACGACTGACGCACCCGTTTCGTATCCTGGTCGGGTGGCAATTTCCGGTTCCGACCCTGCGAGTGTCCGGGTCGACAGCTGGACCTGGGCGGTCCGGTTGTTCAAGACGCGATCCGCGGCGGCGGCCGCCTGCAGGTCGGGTCACGTGCGGGTCAACGGCACCACCGCCAAACCCGCGCAACCGGTCAAGGCCGGCGACGAGGTCCGCATCCGGGCGGCGGGCACCGAACGCATCGTGGAGGTCGTCCGGCCGATCACCAAACGGGTCGGTGCGGCGATCGCCGTCGAGTGCTTCACCGACAACACACCGCCGCCTCCGCCGCGGGAGGTGCTGGCGTCGATTCCGCAACGCGACCGGGGTGCGGGCCGGCCGACCAAGCGGGAACGCCGCGACATGGACCGGCTGCGGGGTCTGTGACCCTCAGGCCGGAGTGTGGCTGAGGATGTGCAGCGCCGTCGGCACGGCATCGATGGTGACCGGCAGCGGGCCGACGCGGTCGCCGTCCGCGTACGCCGTGATGTCCTCGCAATGCAGTCGCACCGTCCGTGACCGGTAGGTCTGGACGTCCGGCAGGTTCACGTGGGTTCCCTTGTAGACCCGGGGGAACAACCGGACCAGCCGCGTCCGGGGGCCGTGGTCGACGACCGTGACGTCGAGCAGGCCGTCCGTCTTGTCCGCGTTCGGGCAGATCTGCATCCCGCCGCCGTACGACCGCCCGTTGCCCACCGCGACCAGCGTCGCATCGACCTCGACGGTCTCGTCGTCGAGGTCGATGCGGTAGTGCAGCGGCCGCAACTGCGTCAGTTCGGCGAGCATCGCGAGGTTGTACCGCATGGGTCCCTTCGGCCACGACATTCGGTTCGCGCGGTCCGTGACGAGCGAATCGAAACCGCTGGCGACGATGGTGCCCGCCCACACGACCGCGCCGTCGCCGAGGGTGATCCTGGCGAGGTCGGATTCCTGCACCTCGCCGTCCGCGATGACGTCGGCCGCCGCGACGGGGTCGCCGACCGGGATGCCGAATTCGCGGGCGTGGTCGTTGCCGGTGCCCGCGGGGATCAGTCCGACGGGGGTCCCGGACAGCGCGGCCGCCTGCAACCCGATGCTGATGGCGCCGTCTCCGCCCACGACGACGAGCGCGTCGGTGCCGTCGTCGATCGCCCGGCGGGCCAGCATGCGTGCATGGTCGGCGTCGGTGCCGATGATCTCGGTGACGGCGACTCCGCGCTCCCGCAGGCGCGCGACCCCTTTGCGCCCGGCCACCGGCGCGTGGCCGTGCCCGGCGAGGGGATTGACGAGGACGGTGACCTTCTCGATCACCTTCTGGGTGCTCACGGAATCAGCTTGCCGGGGTTGAGGATTCCGGCGGGATCGACCGCGTCCTTGACCGCCCGCAGAATCGCGACGCCCAGGTCGCCGATCTCGTCGCGCATCCACGGGCGGTGGTCGACTCCGACCGCGTGGTGGTGCGTGATGGTTCCGCCGGCCGCGACGATCGCATTCCCGGCGGCGGTCTTGGCCTTCCGCCACTGCTCGATCGGGTCGTCCGCCTGCGCGGACACGACGGTGAAGTACAGCGAGGCACCCGTCGGGTAGGTGTGCGAGATGTGGCAGAGGACGAGCGGCGGGGTGCCCTGCGCGGCGAGCGACTCCGTCAGCGCGGTGGTCACCGCCGTGCGGAGTGCGGCGAGGTTGCCCCACCTTGTTGCGGTTTCCAGCGTCTCGCACAGCGCTCCCGCGTCGAGCAGCGAGTCGCGCAGGTAGGGTGCGTCGAAACGGCCGTGCTCCCAGCCGTTTCCGGGTTCCTCGCCGAGCGACGCGCCGCCGTGCGCGAGCAGGACGGCGCGAGCCTCCGCGGCCCGCTCCGCCGTGTGCGCGGCGGTGCCCTCGAACGTCGTGATCGCCAGGCAGCCGCCGGTGACGGTCTCCTCCCCGATCTTGTCGGTGGTGGCCAGGTTCACCGCCGTCTCCGCCTCGTCGGACAGCCGCAGCACGGTCGGGACCGCGCCCTCCTGCCGCAGCGCGCGCAGCGCGGCGGCGCCCGTCTCGAAATCGGGGAAGCGCCACCCCTCGCGGACGGTGGATTCGGGGATCGCGTGCACCCGTACCCGGACCCGGGTGATGACGCCGAGCGTTCCCTCCGACCCGACGAATAGTTCGCCCAGATCCGGACCCGCCGCGGACGCCGGGGCGCGCCCCGTGTCGAGAGTCCCGGTGGGGGTCACCACGCGCAGACCCTGCACCATGTCCTCGAATCGCCCGTATCCCGCGGACGCCTGCCCCGACGACCGGGTGGCCGCGAACCCGCCGATGGTCGCGAACATGAAACTCTGCGGGAAGTGCCCCAGCGAGAAGCCGTGGTCGCCGAGCAGTTCCTCCGCGCGGGGACCGGTGACGCCCGCACCCAGGGTGGCGATGCCGGAGTCGGCGTCGAGGTCGATCAGCGCGTCGAAGCGGCGCAGGTCCAGCGAGACGACGGCGTCGAATCGGTCGCGCACCGGGTCGAGTCCGCCGACGACGCTCGTGCCGCCGCCGAACGGCACCACGGCGATGCCGTTGTCGGCGCAGTATCGGAGCACGTCGGCGACCTCGGCGTCGGTGCCGGGGATGACCACCGCATCGGGGGCGTTCTGCGGTTCGGTGCTGCGCCGGCGCAGCAGGTCGAGGGTGCTCTTGCCGCCGGAGCGCAGCAGCCGGTCGGCGTGCGCGGTGCTGCAGAACCGTGCTCCGACGAGGCCCGCGAGCGCGGCGAGGTGCGTCTCGGTCAACGCGCTCGGAGCCAGGACGACGTCTTCCGCCGCTCGGCCGGACGGCTCCCTGATCGTGACACCGAGGGCCTGGTGCAACAGTCCCGCGACCCCGTCGGAGAGCACCTTGTGCTTCTCCGGCGCACCCCAGGCGTCCCACTGCATCGGGGGTGCCGTCAGGACGTCGTGATCTTCCGATCGCTCATTGCTCATGCGTTATAGTGTTACACATCATGTAAGAGTGTAACTAGCCCCCGGATCGGCCCCCGCGCTCGCGCCACACCTGCCGGATGGGCCGCAGAACCAATCCCATCTGCCGTCGCGTCTTCCCGCGGGTCACCAGCACGCCCGTGATCGCGACGATCCACACCGGGTACTGCACGAGCCACGCCACCCGGAAACTGTCGAACGAGTACCCGCCCATCGCGTCGAGAATGAGTCCCATCGCCTGGATGACAAGCAGCGACGCCAGGAATCCGCCGATGTTGACCATGCCCTGCGCGGTTCCCATGCTGGTGCTCGGGTTGAACATCCGGGCGTAGTCGAATCCGATCATCGAACCGGGGCCGCCCACCGAGATCACCATCACCAGAAGCGCCAGCAACCAGATCGGCGCCGGTCCCGGCAGCGCCAGCACGACGGTCCACATCGCCGCGTTGCTGATCATGATCGCCAGCACCAGATACGAGCGGCGCATCGGGAAGCGGCCGCTGAGGATGCCGATGATCGGCCCGGCCACGATCGCCGAGATCACCGACAGCGTCAGCAGCGAACCGGCCTCGGCCGCCGACAACCCCTGCGCCGACCTCAGATACGGCACGCCCCACAGCAGGGCGAACGTCGTCATCGAGAACTGCGTGCCCATGTGGGTGAAGAAGCCCAGCCGGGTGCCGTGCCGCCGCCACACCGCGCGGATCTGCGTTCCCACCTCCCGCAGTCCGGCGGGTGCGGCCACCACCTCGAGACCGGGCGGCGCGTTGCGGATGACGGACACAGCCAGCACGAAGGACAGCAACCCGAGCGACGCCGCCGTGCCGTAGGCGAAACTCCAGCCCGGCCCGTTCAGCAGCAGCATCAACGGCAGCGCAGACAGGATCTGGCCGATCTGACCGAAGATGCCGGTCAGCTGGGACACGAGCGGCACCCGCCGCGGCGCGAACCATTGCGGCACCAGGCGCAGCACGGAGATGAACGTCATCGCATCGCCGACGCCGACGAACACGCGCGCGGCGACGGCCAACGGCAGCGATTCGGTGAGAGCGAGCACCATCTGCGCCGACGCCATGATGAGCGCGCCGGCGGCGATCATGACCCGCGACCCGTACCGGTCGAGGAGCACACCGGCCGGGATCTGCATGCCCGCGTACACCACGATCTGGAGCACGACGAAACTCGACAGCACACTCGGACTGATCGAAAATCGTTCCGACGCCGCGAGGCCCGACACACCGAAC
It includes:
- a CDS encoding TetR family transcriptional regulator — translated: MTERVDTPGTEPADFRVHVVAQAIRLFSENGYEATTVEQIASAAGVSRRTFFRQFRSKEDVIFADHESLLEQAGDYLSGESDDPWAAVCRTAGLVFDRFRENRELSERRYQVVQRVPALRDREIVTGFRYERLFVDYLRGVVPTEPVLKVIGFAAAVTACHNFLLRNMIKGDPDATADELERALLDVRRTFGVAPGASTQDRDAVLVVSYPPGTPVEEITGRIEAQLFRRGRWAAG
- a CDS encoding acyl-CoA dehydrogenase, which translates into the protein MAGNPDFDLFKLGEEHDELRSAIRALSEKEIAPYAKEVDEDSRFPEEARVALVNSGFNAIHVPEKYDGQGADSVATCIVIEEVARVCGSSSLIPAVNKLGTMGLILNGSEELKQQVLPQLASGEAMASYALSEREAGSDAAGMRTRAKADGDDWILNGSKCWITNGGKSSWYTVMAVTDADKGANGISAFMVHENDEGFVVGPKEKKLGIKGSPTAELYFENCKVPGDRIIGEPGTGFKTALQTLDHTRPTIGAQAVGLAQGALDAALAYTKDRKQFGKSISDFQAVQFMLADMAMKVEAARLMVYTSAARAERGEKNLGFISAAAKCFASDVAMEVTTDAVQLFGGAGYTTDFPVERMMRDAKITQIYEGTNQIQRVVMSRALLK
- a CDS encoding 3-hydroxybutyryl-CoA dehydrogenase; protein product: MELVGVIGGGTMGAGIAEVCIKAGSSVLILETKPEFAEAAQARIEKSLARGVKAGKLDQAAADAALARVRVTLDIEDFADRDLVIEAAPEIESLKVDIFQKLDKIVKPAGILASNTSSIPLIKMANATQRPGQVVGVHFFNPVPVMPLVEIVVSLVTSEETVTAVTDYAKNTLRKKTVRAGDRAGFIVNALLIPYLTSAVRMLESGYATAEDIDEAMKGGCGYPMGPLTLIDTVGLDITLAAAESLYAEFAEPHYAPPTLLKRKVDAGHLGKKSGKGFYDYS
- the ubiG gene encoding bifunctional 2-polyprenyl-6-hydroxyphenol methylase/3-demethylubiquinol 3-O-methyltransferase UbiG translates to MVRLVIDNDVYNRVGESWWEEGNPLNLLHGSLTPARFDYFRAVLGATVGRDVSGLRALDVGSGGGFLAEEFTRIGFRVTGIDPSPVSVETARRHAAGSALDIEYRIGSGERLPVPDAAFDIVYCCDVLEHVSDLDAVIAETSRALKPGGLYLFDTINRTVASKLVAIKIMQEWRMTRMFDTPIHDWSMCIRPAELTSILDRHGLRRAEIVGLGPRSKNPLRLLDLARAGGTRLSYGELSRRLDFGQIRSTAISYMGYAVKNGESPPRQRDGLPDGRN
- a CDS encoding MFS transporter, yielding MDTPTPAVRPGGLVAVLAFTGIVAALMQTLVVPLIGDLPRLLDTTASNASWVITATLLAGAVATPVTGRLGDLYGKRQMMLVCTVPLVLGSVVCALATSLAPMVIGRGLQGIGVGMIPLGISALRDLLPPERLHSSIALMSSSMGIGGALGLPLAATVAESSDWRVLFWGAAGLSALIAVLLWLVMPATPVHGTRGRFDPVGAVGLGIGLVALLLAVSKGADWGWASGTTLGLFATTVIVLAAWGWWELRTREPLVDLRVIAGRQVLLTNAASVVVGFAMYAQSLIVPQLLQLPASTGYGLGQSMLAMGLWMAPSGLMMMAVSPLGAKLSSTRGPKVTLLVGSLVIALGYGSSMLLMGSTWGLVVVTCICGSGVGLAYGAMPALVMSAVPQSATASANSVNALMRSVGTSVSAAVVGVVLAQMSIQVAGHTLPTEGGFRTGLLIGCGVALVAAAITLAIPTRRPVPSSPSPSPEPLTSSKA
- a CDS encoding MFS transporter; this translates as MTDTVLRLSTRQGRWVVVATVLGSSLALLDGTVVNIALPHIGEDLGAGVAGLQWTLSGYTLALASLILLGGALGDRWGRRRVFVCGTVWFAVASLLCGIAPDITLLVIARILQGVGAAMLTPGSLALISASIHEDDRGAAIGLWSGFGGVAGAIGPLLGGWLVEVAGWRSVFLLNLPLAALVVWASMRHVPESRDPNPPDHLDVLGSGCAVIGLGALTYGLIERNPVAGVVGAAALVAFVVVERRSPNALVPPSLFASRMFVAANLVTLAVYAALGGVFFLLVLQLQLVAGYSPVAAGVATIPITLAMLALSSRAGSYAQTHGPRLPMTVGPALAAIGLLLMTRIGPDASYWTVVLPGVLVFGLGLSAMVAPLTAAVLGSVPVEQSGIASGVNNAVARTSQLLAVAALPGIAGIDAESLVDPDSFSHGFRIAMYLCVALLLVGAVIAAALIRAPAAPEPTPRVPVPESVACKPHCDVTGPAVQPSPARSGPTPPND
- a CDS encoding RNA-binding S4 domain-containing protein — protein: MAISGSDPASVRVDSWTWAVRLFKTRSAAAAACRSGHVRVNGTTAKPAQPVKAGDEVRIRAAGTERIVEVVRPITKRVGAAIAVECFTDNTPPPPPREVLASIPQRDRGAGRPTKRERRDMDRLRGL
- a CDS encoding diacylglycerol kinase: MSTQKVIEKVTVLVNPLAGHGHAPVAGRKGVARLRERGVAVTEIIGTDADHARMLARRAIDDGTDALVVVGGDGAISIGLQAAALSGTPVGLIPAGTGNDHAREFGIPVGDPVAAADVIADGEVQESDLARITLGDGAVVWAGTIVASGFDSLVTDRANRMSWPKGPMRYNLAMLAELTQLRPLHYRIDLDDETVEVDATLVAVGNGRSYGGGMQICPNADKTDGLLDVTVVDHGPRTRLVRLFPRVYKGTHVNLPDVQTYRSRTVRLHCEDITAYADGDRVGPLPVTIDAVPTALHILSHTPA